The following nucleotide sequence is from Pseudonocardia sp. C8.
GATGCTGCTGTCCACGCTGTCGGTGCTGGTGTCGATCGCCGTGGCCGGCGGGCTGCTGCACCTGCTGCTGGGCCTCGAGTGGCGCACCGCGCTGCTGTGGGGTGCGGTGCTGTCCTCGACCGACGCGGCCGCGGTGTTCAGCGTGCTGCGCGGTGTCGCCGTGCCCCGCCGGCTGGCCGGGACCCTGGAACTCGAGTCCGGCATGAACGACGCGCCGGTGGTGATCGCCGTCGTCGTGCTGGCCGGGACGGACCCGATCGGCTGGACGACGCCGCTGCTCGTGATCTACGAGCTGGCCGCGGGCGCGGCGATCGGGGTGCTGCTCGGGCTCGCCGGGGCGTGGGCGCTGCGCCGGGCCGCGCTGCCCGCCACCGGGCTGTACCCGCTGGCCGCGATCGCGGTCTGCCTGCTCGCGTACGCGGCCGGGCAGGGCGTGCACGCCTCCGGGCTGCTCGCCACCTACTGCGCCGCGCTGGCCCTGGGCAACGCGCGGCTGCCGCACCGCGGCGGCGTCGTGTCGTTCGCCGAGGGCACCGGCTGGATCGCCCAGATCGGGCTGTTCGTGATGCTCGGTCTCTACGTCGACGTGCAGCGGCTGCCGGCGGCGATCGTCCCGGCCGTGCTCTGCTCGCTGGTCGTGCTGCTCGCCGCCCGCCCGGTGTCGGTGCTGGCGGCCGCGCTGCCGTGCCGGATCCCGCTGCGCGAGCAGGCGTTCCTGTCCTGGGCGGGCCTGCGCGGCGCGGTGCCCATCGTGCTCGCGCTGATCGCGTTCACCGAGGGCGGCGCGGACCACCAGCTGCTGGTGGACGTCGTGTTCATCCTGGTGGTGGTCCTGACCCTGGTGCAGGGCACGACGCTGCCGTGGGTGGCGCGGCTGCTCGGGGTCGTGTCGCGGACCGACACCCGCGCGGTCGAGGTCGACGCCGCCCCGCTGGACGAGGTCGACGCCGAGCTCCTGCAGGTCCGGGTGCCGCACGGGTCCCGGCTGCACGGCGTCTACCTGCGGGAGCTGCGGTTGCCGGCGGGGGCGACGGTCAGCCTCGTCGTCCGGGAGTCCGAGGCGTTCTCCCCGGAGGGCGGCACCCGGCTGCGGGAGGGTGACCAGTTCCTCGTCGTCACGACGCGCGAGGTCCGGGACGCGGCCGAGCAACGGATCCGGGACGTCGACCGCGGCGGCAAGCTGGTCCGCTGGCACTCCGGCGGGGACCGCTCGTCATAATCGGGCGTGTGAGTGCCGATCCCCCCGCCAGCGAGACACCCGTCGATCCCGCCGTCCGGCGGCGCGGGACGGTCCTGCTGGCCGGGATCGCCGGCACCGTGCTCGTCCTCGACCTGGTCACGAAGATCGCCGCCGTCGCGCTGCTGGAGCACCGCGCACCGGTCGCGGTGATCGACGGGTTCTTCTGGCTGACGTTGCTGCGCAACCCGGGCGCCGCCTGGTCGATGGCCACCGGGTACACCTGGATCCTGACCGTCGTCGCCGTGGTCGTCGTGGGCGTGATCGTCCGGATCGCGCGCCGGCTCGCCTCCACCGGCTGGGCGGTCGGGCTCGGTCTCGTGCTCGGCGGCGCGCTGGGCAACCTGATCGACCGGTTGTTCCGTGCGCCCGGCCCCATGCGCGGGCACGTCGTCGACATGCTCGCGGTGTTCGCGCCGGACGGCAGCGCGTTCCCGGTGTTCAACCTCGCCGACTCGGGCATCGTGTGCGGCGGGATCCTGCTGGTGCTGATGGCGCTGCGCGGGGTCGAGATCGACGGCACGCGGGGGTCGGACCATGGGTGAGCTGCGGAGCATGCCCGTCCCCGATGGGCTCGACGGCATGCGGATCGACGCCGGGCTGGCCCGGCTGCTCGGGCTGTCCCGGACGGTCGTGGCCGGGCTCGCCGAGGACGGCCGGATCCAGGTGGACGGCCGGGACGCCGGCAAGTCCGACCGGCTGCCCGGCGGTGCCTGGCTGGAGATCGAGCTGCCCGACCCGGCGGGGCCTGCCGTGATCGAGGGCCCGGCCGAGGTCGTCGCGGGGCTGGACGTGCTGCACGAGGACGACGACCTCGTCGTCGTCGACAAGCCGGTCGGCGTGGCCGCGCACCCCTCGCCGGGCTGGGCCGGGCCGACCGTCACCGGCGGGCTCGCCGCGCTCGGCACCCGGCTGTCGACCTCGGGCGCCGCGGAACGGCAGGGCATCGTGCACCGGCTCGACGTCGGCACCACCGGTGTCATGGTCGTCGCGAAGTCGGAGCACGCGTACACGCTGCTCAAGCGGGCGTTCAAGGAACGCACCGTCGACAAGCGCTACCATGCCGTCGTGCAGGGGCACCCGGACCCGTCGTCGGGCACGATCGACGCGCCCATCGACCGGCACCCGCGCCACGACTACCGGTTCGCGGTGCTCCAGGGCGGCAAGCCGAGCGTCACCCACTACGACACGGTCGAGGCGTTCCGCTCGGCGAGCCTGCTCGACGTGCACCTGGAGACCGGGCGCACCCACCAGATCCGGGTGCACTTCTCCGCGCTGCGCCACCCCTGCGTCGGGGACCTGACCTACGGTGCGGACCCGGTGCTGGCCCGGCGGCTGCGGCTCGACCGGCAGTGGCTGCACGCCCGCAGCCTCGGCTTCGCGCACCCGGCCGACGGCCGGTACGTCGAGTTCACCAGTCCGTACCCGGACGACCTGGCCGCGGCGCTCGAGGCGCTGCGGGACCCGTGACCGGACTGGGCACCCGCGGCCTGTGGGTGGTCGTGGCGGTGCTGGCCGTCGTGTGCGCCGGGGCGGTGTGGGCGGCCGGGTCCGGCCCCGCCCCCGGACCGGCGACCGCGACCGGGTCGGTGCGGCTCGGTCCCGACCCCGGGCAGGACGTCGGGGCCTACCTCGTCGGGCTGCCCGGCCGGCTGCCGCCGCCGGGGGAGCGGGTGCCGGCGCTGGTGCAGTTCGCGCGCCCGCTGGACGTGGCCGCTGCGGCCGGGGCGGTCGTACCGACAGGCCCGGCCGGCCCGGGGCCGGGCCGCGTCGAGACCGCGGTGTTCCGGGTGCCGCTGGACCGGGTGCAGACCGCGCTCCGGTTCGAACCGGTCACCGGCACCGGGGACCCGGTCGCGGCCCTCGGGGTCGCCCGGGAGCGGGCCGCGTTCGGCGCCGAGGCCGACGCGGACCGCGCCGCCCGTGCCGTCGCCGCGGCGACCAACCCCGAGGCCCGCGACGCGCTGGCCCGCCGGGCCGCCGTCGCCGCCGCCGAACGACGCGCGCTGGCCGACCCGGCCTGTGCCTGCGTGATCGCCGTGGTGGTCACCGCCGACCGGGCCGGGCTGGAGGCGCTGTCCGCCCGCGCCGACGTCCGCGCCGTCCACGCCGCACCGCCCGGCACCACCGTCCCGGAGCTCGCCCTCTCCCCGTTGCTCCCCGAACAGTCCACGGCTGCGACCCCGCCGCCCGACGACGGCCCGGTCCCCACCGGCTGACGCCCCACGCCGCACCGACCGGGCGCCGCGCCACTCCGCGTGCCGTCGCATCGACTGCGTGGTGCGCCACTCCGCATGCCGTCGCATCGACTGCGTGGTGCGCCACTCCGCGTGCCGTCGCATAGACCGCGTGCCGCGCCACTCCGCGTGCCGTCGCATCGACCGCGGGCCGCGCCACCCCGCGCGTGCTGCACCCGCGTGCCGCAGCGCCGTGTGTCGCCGCACCAACCGCGTGCCGCCCCCCCCGCGTATCGCCACCTCACACCGCATGACGCTGCCTCACACCCGGCGACGCCGCCTCACACCCGGCGACGCCGCCTCACACCCGGCGACGCCGCCTCACACCCGTTGCAGCGGGGGTGCGGTGGAGCGAAGGGGTGTGAGGACGCTGATCGGCGGCGGCTCCTCCGGCGATCAGCGCGTTCCCGCCCGATCCGGGGCGGGAACGTGCAGGTGATCTGTGCGGTTGCCGGCGAGCGGCACCTTCTCGCCCTCGTGCGGGCGCGAACGTGAAGCTCAGTATGGCCGGACGGGTCGACCGGCACGGTTTCGCCGCCGCGGCGGCCGGAACGTGCTGATCGATATCGGGTCACGTGTCGATCAGCACGATCCGGCCCCTCTGGGGCGAGGTCGTGCTGATCGACGGCTGGTCGTCGGGCGGGAGCACGGTGATCACCACGGTTCTGCCGTCCCCGGGGCGCGACCGTGCTGATCGATAACTGAACCGGTCGACGATCAGCACGATCCCGCCCTCTCGGGCGACACCGTGCCGACCAGCCCAGCCGCGCCTGGGCCGGGGCACGGCCGACGAGCCGACGCCCGGGATCCGATCGACAGCGGTCACCCGCACCAGGCACTTGGCGGGACGACCCGCGCGGCCGAGCGGTAGGGCGAACCCGCCGAACGCGCCGAACGCCTCCCTGGGCGTGGCGACCACGCGCACCACGACCACGCGCACCACGACCGCGAGCGCGGGGGACCGCATGCGCCGGGGCCGCGTGCACCACGACCGCG
It contains:
- a CDS encoding potassium/proton antiporter; protein product: MSLEMVLGVTAGVLLLAVVAVRVSVRLGMPSLLLYLAIGLLLGNTLPGFSPPGADLTETLGLAALVLILVEGGLTTRWSSVRPALRLGMLLSTLSVLVSIAVAGGLLHLLLGLEWRTALLWGAVLSSTDAAAVFSVLRGVAVPRRLAGTLELESGMNDAPVVIAVVVLAGTDPIGWTTPLLVIYELAAGAAIGVLLGLAGAWALRRAALPATGLYPLAAIAVCLLAYAAGQGVHASGLLATYCAALALGNARLPHRGGVVSFAEGTGWIAQIGLFVMLGLYVDVQRLPAAIVPAVLCSLVVLLAARPVSVLAAALPCRIPLREQAFLSWAGLRGAVPIVLALIAFTEGGADHQLLVDVVFILVVVLTLVQGTTLPWVARLLGVVSRTDTRAVEVDAAPLDEVDAELLQVRVPHGSRLHGVYLRELRLPAGATVSLVVRESEAFSPEGGTRLREGDQFLVVTTREVRDAAEQRIRDVDRGGKLVRWHSGGDRSS
- a CDS encoding RluA family pseudouridine synthase — protein: MGELRSMPVPDGLDGMRIDAGLARLLGLSRTVVAGLAEDGRIQVDGRDAGKSDRLPGGAWLEIELPDPAGPAVIEGPAEVVAGLDVLHEDDDLVVVDKPVGVAAHPSPGWAGPTVTGGLAALGTRLSTSGAAERQGIVHRLDVGTTGVMVVAKSEHAYTLLKRAFKERTVDKRYHAVVQGHPDPSSGTIDAPIDRHPRHDYRFAVLQGGKPSVTHYDTVEAFRSASLLDVHLETGRTHQIRVHFSALRHPCVGDLTYGADPVLARRLRLDRQWLHARSLGFAHPADGRYVEFTSPYPDDLAAALEALRDP
- the lspA gene encoding signal peptidase II — protein: MSADPPASETPVDPAVRRRGTVLLAGIAGTVLVLDLVTKIAAVALLEHRAPVAVIDGFFWLTLLRNPGAAWSMATGYTWILTVVAVVVVGVIVRIARRLASTGWAVGLGLVLGGALGNLIDRLFRAPGPMRGHVVDMLAVFAPDGSAFPVFNLADSGIVCGGILLVLMALRGVEIDGTRGSDHG